From a region of the Triticum aestivum cultivar Chinese Spring chromosome 7D, IWGSC CS RefSeq v2.1, whole genome shotgun sequence genome:
- the LOC123165012 gene encoding uncharacterized protein, translating to MRPHATGVEKATAPYGSWESPISAAAVSSAGKTVEGLAVAGDGRLLWVETRPEEGGRAVLVKEGAGADGRGLDVTPQEFAVRSLAQEYGGGAFAVQGDVVVFSNYSDQRLYKQTIGDNSPLPLTPDYGGSVVRYADGVFDPHFSRYVTVMEDHRKSSSNPITTVAAVSTSVEDVNEPIVLLSGNDFYAFPRIDPTEKRMAWIEWSDPNMSWDKAQLWVGYFSSKGEVEKRICIAGGDPTIVESPTEPKWSSKGELFFITDRQSGFWNIYKWDEQSNVVVQVYSLDAEFSKPMWVYGVSSYAFLGNDDQSQKIVCCYRQNGKSYVGLLDHDSGSFSKIDLPFSAVTNIVSADGSFYVEGASASLPVSIAKVTLDEKRTMATDFSIVWSSSEDIKKYTPYFSLPEFMEFPTVIPGQHAYAYFYPPYNHTFQGSSDEKPPLLVGTHGGPTDEARGILDLSVQYWTSRGWAFVDVNYGGSAGYGREYRERLLGQWGVVDVNDCCSCATFLVATGRVDAQRLCVTGESAGGFTTLACLAFRQTFKAGSSLYGIADLASLRAGMHKFEAYYIDNLVGNKQAYFERSPINFVERFTCPVILFQGLDDPVVSPDQATTIYKAIKDKGLPVALVEYEGEQHGFRKAENIKFTLEQQMMFFARLVGHFKVADNIAPIKIDNFDKAS from the exons ATGCGCCCGCACGCCACGGGCGTCGAGAAGGCGACCGCGCCGTACGGGTCCTGGGAGTCCCCGAtcagcgccgccgccgtctcctccgcCGGGAAGACCGTCGAGGGGCTCGCCGTTGCCGGCGACGGCCGGCTCCTCTGGGTCGAGACGCGTCCCGAGGAAGGAGG ACGCGCGGTTCTCGTGAAGGAAGGGGCGGGCGCAGACGGCAGAGGTCTGGATGTGACGCCGCAGGAGTTCGCCGtgcggtccctggcgcaggagtaCGGCGGTGGCGCGTTCGCCGTGCAGGGGGATGTCGTCGTGTTCTCCAATTACAGCGACCAGCGCCTGTACAAGCAAACCATTGGAG ATAACTCGCCACTACCTCTGACACCGGATTATGGTGGATCAGTTGTCCGCTATGCGGACGGTGTCTTTGATCCTCACTTCAGTCGTTACGTAACTGTAATGGAAG ATCACCGCAAGAGTAGCTCAAATCCCATCACGACAGTTGCTGCTGTGAGCACAAGTGTTGAAGATGTTAACG AACCAATTGTGCTGCTTAGTGGGAATGACTTCTATGCCTTTCCACGCATTGATCCAACTGAAAAACGCATGGCATGGATTGAATGGAGTGACCCAAACATGTCATGGGATAAAGCACAACTATGGGTTGGATATTTCTCCAGCAAAGG AGAGGTGGAAAAACGTATTTGCATTGCTGGTGGAGACCCAACGATAGTAGAATCTCCTACTGAACCCAAGTGGTCTTCAAAAG GTGAACTGTTCTTCATAACTGACCGACAGAGTggattttggaatatttataaatGG GATGAGCAGAGCAATGTGGTCGTGCAAGTGTACTCACTTGATGCTGAATTCTCGAAGCCAATGTGGGTTTATGGTGTCAGCTCCTACGCTTTCCTCGGAAATGACGACCAGAGTCAGAAAATAGTTTGCTGCTACAG GCAGAATGGGAAGTCATATGTTGGGTTGCTGGACCATGATTCAGGGTCATTTTCAAAAATTGACCTTCCCTTCTCTGCTGTAACTAACATA GTTTCTGCAGATGGATCTTTCTATGTTGAGGGTGCATCTGCTAGTCTTCCAGTATCGATAGCAAAG GTGACACTAGATGAAAAGAGAACAATGGCAACTGACTTTTCTATAGTTTGGTCCTCCTCAGAGGACATAAAGAAATATACACCCTACTTTAGTTTGCCTGAATTTATGGAGTTCCCAACCGTAATCCCTGGCCAGCATGCTTATGCTTATTTCTATCCTCCATACAACCATACTTTCCAAGGTTCATCAGATGAGAAGCCTCCGTTATTGGTCGGAACCCATG GTGGACCTACAGATGAAGCACGTGGGATTCTTGATCTTAGTGTGCAATACTGGACGAGCCGGGGATGGGCATTCGTTGATGTTAACTATGGGGGAAGTGCAG GCTATGGGAGAGAGTATCGAGAGAGGCTTTTAGGGCAATGGGGTGTTGTGGATGTAAATGATTGCTGCAGCTGTGCTACATTTCTG GTGGCAACTGGAAGAGTCGACGCGCAACGACTCTGTGTAACAGGAGAATCTGCTGGTGGATTCACAACTTTAGCTTGCCTTGCTTTTAGACAGACGTTCAAGGCCGGTTCTTCTTTATACGGG ATTGCTGACTTAGCTTCATTAAGGGCAGGCATGCACAAGTTTGAGGCGTACTATATTGACAACCTTGTGG GGAATAAGCAGGCTTACTTTGAGAGGTCGCCAATAAACTTCGTTGAGAGATTTACATGTCCAGTCATTTTGTTTCAAGGATTGGATGACCCG GTTGTATCACCAGATCAGGCAACAACAATATACAAGGCTATAAAGGACAAAGGTCTGCCTGTTGCTTTGGTTGAGTATGAAGGGGAACAACATGGCTTCCGCAAG GCCGAGAACATCAAGTTTACCTTGGAGCAGCAGATGATGTTCTTCGCAAGATTGGTGGGGCACTTCAAGGTGGCAGATAACATTGCTCCAATCAAGATAGACAATTTTGATAAAGCCTCGTGA